AGAGAGGGTGATTGGTTGGTTCTTTGTTAACcagtttattttttttctaattcCAAACCCACTAATTTTTACATGCCTCACCAATACATCATTTAACCTATTTTACAGGCCTTGATGATGTGGACGCTACGTGGCAAAAAAGACCAGGTCACGTAGATAACCACTACATATGGTCTTAATAAACAACCTTTAAATTTTTTTCCTTCTTATACGCATATTGTAAATAGGTTAACTCCCCAACCTGCATTTATGTATCACATCAATTGATTCTAACCATGAGATCTATTGATTGTATTGTTTTCATCATTCAAAACCATTTAATATACGAGTTTctaattgtaattgtaattgtaattctattttttttttctttcttatcTAATGTAACATgtaatttcatttatgttttgATTATTTATAGATTTACACATTATATAAGTAatattgttcaacccgtgtaatatacgggtACCTAACCTAGTAATAAGTAAACTAAAACGATAACAAAACAAATGTAAAAAAAGAAAtggaaaaactaaaaaaaaggtTTAATGACTTGTTCATCTATTCTTATATATACTTATACACATACTTTTTACAAAAATGAAATAAATTTAAAAATCCAGAAGGACCGTAAAAAACtaagataaaagaaaaaaataactttttttagAGTTTAGGGGCAGTAGTGTAAATTAggttaagagtaaattacaagttttatcctttatgtttgtaccaaattacaggcggtgtcctttgcctttaaatttgacgagttttgtccttaatgtttcaaaatcttgcatgttatgtcctttagccctaactcagtcagatttttttgttaaatatggtcatgtgccttgcacatgagggtattcttgtcattttaccTTCCCAAGggctattttgtaaaaaaaaattattaaggGGGTATTCTTGTTTCCTAAAAACCGCATCTTTACCAATCTCTTCCATTTTGCCTCACATTTAGGGATTTTTCCATCAGTTGCCAATTAAACATACTCACCTCGTCTACGATTTGTTTACTCCGCAAATCTCACCATAAAAACCTTGCAATTTCTGTATGTTTTCTACCTGCATTTCATATTCTTCTTGATCTGTGATGTTATTGATTTCGATCTGTTTTCGGTTGTAGCATGATTGATCAGCAATCGAAGCGGTTGAAGATGTGGTTTTTAGGAAACAGAGAATACGATCTGCAGAGAATAAATTCCGATTCATGAAACAACATTTGAAGTTGTTGAATAAAGATAGAACAACAAGAGAGATAAGCTAGGAAACAGAGGATCTGCAGCCCACCACCGCCACACCTTCACCCACTGTCGTACCTAACCCACCGCCCCTAACTCACCACCACCGGCAATCACACAACAACAGCCACCTCCACCACGTCCATCCACCATGTACCtaacccaccaccatcatcgcaCCTTCACCCACCGCCGCCCTAACTCACCACCACCTGCAATCACACCACAACAGCCACCTCCACCCTGTACCGTCGTGAGCCGCCACACACCACCTTCACTCGCCCACAAAAGCAACCTCAGCCACCTCCATCAgttgttagagagagagagaagagataGAGAGGAGTTTCAGATTTAAGAGAGAGTGCAtgtttatatattgttttatttttaagttttgtaCAAAATGGCCCCTTAATAAAAGTTCTTTACAAAATAGCCCCTGGGAAggtaaaatgacaagaataccctcatgtgcaaggcacatgactatatttaacaaaaaaatctgactgagttagggataaaggacataacgtgcaggattttgaaacattaaggaaAAAATTCATCAAATTTTAAGGCAAAGGACACTGCttgcaatttggtacaaacataaaggacaaaacttgtaatttactcttaggTTAAAGTTCAGGGGAGTTATTAAAACTTtgttttttctaaaaaaacagCTCAAAACCAGAATCCCAAGGAATTGAATCTGCATCCCTCAATCAATTAGCAACCCAACACACTTTCAACCACACACTCTTCTTGTTTTTAGACTACTTtcgcctatatatatatatatataaacactaACTTAGGAATACTTCTTGCATTGTATTAGGGTGAGCTGGGCGACAGTTGGCCATGATTGGCCAAACTAGAAGGCGGCCCAACCGGTGGATATCGTGTGACATCAAGTAAGCTGTTAATTGGGAAAACATAAAAAATGCTGCTTACTAGATGCTATGTGGTATCCACCGGTTGGGTCGTCTTCCAGTTTCGCCAGTCATGGCCAACTAGCGCCCAACTTACCCTAATACAATGCAAGAAGTATTCCTTAAGTTAGTGTTTAAATAATAGAATAATTTgtttttgatgatgatgttgttgttgttataaCTTCATTATATACAACCAAATAAGATATCACTATATCCACACATAAAGAGCCAAGAATCACGGTTACTGCCACAACTAGCAAGCTTAACTGTCACCATTGTGTATACAAATGCTATAACGGTTGTTGCTCATCGTCGACCCTTCATTGTAAGTATGGAAGTCCTAGGAAAAAAGATATGGCAGTTCAACTGGATAAAACATTATATGTTTAGTTGTATTTTTAAATGAATAGGGAATCTGTAGAGGAAAACCACCAACTCTAATGGGCTTTTCCCTAGTTACAGAGGTAACAATATTGAACATTATCATTTATCTATTACAAAATAGAGTGAAAATGAATACTGACATACACGTAACTcgattttttatttaattctttgatttttctaatatattattgttataattgtttttttactatattttttttttcgcttataacttttaaaatatgattttttttataaaattccgAGTATGCCATTGCGATGTGACATCACAACTAGCAAGCTTAACTGTCACCATTGTATATACAAAAAATTTAACGGTTGTTGATCATTATCGACCCTTCATTATAAGTATGTAATCCTAAACAAAAAGGTGCGGCGGTGCTACTACACAAAACATTGTATGTTTAGTTGTGTTTTTGAATGAATCAGAAATCTATAGAGGCAAATCACTAACTCTAATGGGCTTATCCCTTATTCTATCAGGATCATACGTGCGCAGGAGTCCTACGCACGTATGAGTAGTCCGCACACATGAGTTTTGCGTTTGAGAGTCATGCGCCTATGTATATGTGTGGGGTGGTGCATATGAGCTCATAACTTTGGAATTCAAGCTTTAGTACAAGGAATCTAATTGTAAGGAATTGCTTCAAAATCAATACAGAAAGTTATATGTAACATCTGATCATTACATAACATTTGTGATTGGATTTCGTGCTATTACAAATGTCATAGATATTCATTTGCACCGTTTTCAAGTTTTATTAATTCAAGTGTAGAAGAAAACCGTTCCTACATAATTAACCCAAAAAATTTCAAATCGAATAAAATGAACCAAATTATCGAATAAACCGAAAAGAACCGATGGACACTTTTAACGGTTCCAAGTTGTTTAAATTACTTTCGTTATAATTTTGTTCAATTCTCACATGTGAAGGGACTTTAATATTCAAAAAATTGTGAAGGGACTTTTTGAGATAAAGCAAAAAGTATGTTGGTTTTATGTGCAAAATTTTTTTGAAGGACTTTTATGAGAAAAATGAGAAAGTATGTTGGTTTTTTATGATATTTCCTCTAAATATTAAGGCACAACTATGGATTTACTCAAAAGAAAATTACATTGTGACCTAATCACCCGAACCTGACCGAAAAAGTACCATATATCGATAAACAAGCGAGTCTAAATTTTTTTTCTCCCCCATGAATTTTTTTTCCTAAGTTCGCCACCGTATAAAACATCAAGTTATATGTTATGCCCATTTTTTAGAAAAAATATCCTATATTTGTTATATATTTGGCCTTATTTGTCGATTATTTGGATGTTATTTGTTAGAATTAGTTGATTGTTAATTGTTAGAACTTAGAAACTCATTCGAATACCATGATTTTGTCATTTTGGTAATTGCACTATTTATTACTGTAGCTTTAATCATTGTTTAAAGAAAGTGAACATTATATATTTCGTTAAGGTTTAAAGGGCACGTTTTTTTCCGGGCTCAGACAAGGTACCTTAATTCTAGGGACCGACCCTGTTCGAGTTCAAGAGAAATAGAGATCTTGAACTACCTTGGAAATCGAATGGGCCATAGATGATAAGCTGAGTTCCCTTTGCACTCTTGGTTTTTAGAAATCACCACGCTATCATCGACCCTTATATTATAATTAAGGTTTTTGGCAATGTCGGTATCTCATAATCTTGCATTAAGGCCTTCTATAAATTCCATCCAAGTCACCAAGTGTGATCGGGTCCATAAATTACTTGGTCATAAAGTTAACATTCTAGTCCTTCATGTTTACTCATGTAGCAATTTATGCTGAATAGCCTTCTATAAATTCCATCCAAGTGTGATCGAGTCCATAAGTTACTTGGTTTCACGTTAACTCATGTACCAATTTATGCTGAAATAAACACATCAAAGGTTCTTTAATCACCATAGCTCCTGGGATTACTATGACAATAAACGATTTATACTACACAATACAATACGACACGATATGATACTATAAAATATGTTAGGATACAATACAATACTACACCCATACTATAGTAGATTATACCTATACTATACTATATCTAGGGTTAGGGTCAAATACaaaagataaaataaataagaagggtaagaaggattCTAGTCCATTGATCTTAGATTTGGAGGGTTGAGATTAGTTGTAGGGAAAAGAAGATAACAGAAAGGCATAAAGGGAATCCTATATTtatggattttctctctccacatgcaaggcacatgccaattcccccatcgatttaaaacgtccataactttttcatacgacatttttttaaaaaaaatcaccataataacgagcgttcttttatttttaatatgagtcccatattatcatataaaaataaaataaaaaatttcatttttactgggtttttttttttgcattggGTTAAAGGTTCaggtcattgtgtcttttaactgggttttggttagtagagtttctatacattgtgttattatcaaaacctataacacaatgttaatttgggttctatccattgcggttttataagaacctataacacaataaatgacacaatgaagatggtgttatatctgggtttctataaattgtgttattagttcaggtcattgtgtttaagatgttatttattgtgttttaatatggTGTCCATTGTAtttttaataatttgttcaattttttttattatctttgttcattgtgttttagtttgttgtgtattgtgttcttagtttgttttccattgtgtcttttatctgttgtcattaattgtgtctttcatctgttgtcatcaattgtgtttttatttagtctgatacttattgtgtaatatgttatcgccattgtgttatacgttatggtcattgtgttttagtatgttgtcccttgtgtctttatctgttgtcattgattgtgtttttgatctactttacattgtgttttacatcatgtccattgtgttattatcaaaacctataacacaatgttaatttgggttctatccattgcgtttttataagaacctataacacaataaatgacacaatgaagatggtgttatatctgggtttctataaattgtgttattagttcaggtcattgtgtttaagatgttatttattgtgttttaatatgttgtccattgtgtttttaataatttgttcaatttttttattatctttgtttattgtgttttagtttgttgtgtattgtattcttagtttgttttccattgtgtcttcatctgctctccattgtgtcttttatctgttgtcattaattgtgtctttcatatgttgtcatcaattgtgtttttatttagtctgatacttattgtgttatatgttatcgccattgtgttatacgttatggtcattgtgttttagtatgttgtcccttgtgtctttatctgttgtcattgattgtgtttttgatctactttacattgtgttttacatcatgtccattgtataatttttttttgaaaaatataacaatatggtactcgtattaaagataaaaaaacgctcgattttatggtataattttttttaagaataaatgatgtataaaaaagttacggaCGTTTAAAAATTGAGGGGAAATAACATATGACTTGCATGTGAATATTCTCTTTCCTCTTGTAGACAAAATTACCATTTCCATTTAGTTTCTCctaggacacttgtcactctctgGTTCTTATTTTTAAACTCTTTGTATTGTAACTCACTATGTCTATACTAcacttaggctatagggtgtggtcatgacactcatgaccaccatgaccctccacgtCATTGTTATGGAACCCACCTCTAATTCACCATCCAAaatcactaccctaagggtgtgatCATGATTCAAACCACTAGccctttatttattttaatttatctttgtctaaagaaaaaggaaatgatttgttgaaaaatgaaaaggaggaccatggttgccatggtttaatccatgcaaaccatggtggatcaagcaagggggtggtgtagccttccattcatgttcctaggtggcaaatcatgtaccaaccatgacccccacaccctttagccttataAGTATATACGAGATGTGTACTACGTAATAAATTtctaaacatgtttttttttcaaataactacttttaataaaatatttgCAAAAAGAAAATCCTTTCAATATCTTCAATACGCCCAAAGCCTGTATGCCGGTATTTACTTATACGTACCCGTATAGACTTATACGAAACATATAAGCCTaaccaccaaaaaaaaaaaaagtaacatCTACAACTCGGACCCTCTTTCAGATGCTCCATTGATGCCGCCATTTCAGATGTTGCGGAGGCGCTTCCTCTGCACTCAAACCTCTACCTTCTCGTTGAACCAAACCTCCAGCAATCGCCGTCGGCCCCAGTGGCCGATCAAGCAGGTCACCAAGTCCAATTTCTCAGATTCACTCAACGAAATCAACACCCACATCTCCAACTCCGATTTCATCGCCCTTTCATTGCACAACACCGGCTCTTACTCCTCTCCCTGGCACCGGATTCTCCCATTCGACACTTCTGAAATCGCTTACTTGAAAGCTAAATATGCAGCCAACAAGTTTCAGATTCTTCAGTTTGCTGTTTGCCCTTTTTCCCTTAGGGTTTCTAATAAGCTTGAAGCTCACCCGTAAGTCTCTCTTCATGtttgtctgtttctttaataaataaataaataagcgaaGAACACATGTCCCTCCCTGTATGTATGTTTGTTAAATGATCATTCATTTCTTAATATGTATCTTCatatatgttcatttgtttatgtttatttaagTTCGTCTGTGTTCGTTTACGTTCACCAACTGTTTGCTTATATCATTAGCAGTAGCGGATCTAGAAAATCATTATATGTGcaacgtttcaaaaaaaaaaaaaaaaaaaaattaacgaaatcgaaaaaggtcaaatttttccaaaatttacactatcGCCAGAGCGTGAAGGGGCAACGGGGGTTACCCGTTGTTACACTCTATATCCGCCCCTGATCATTAGCGAACAAACACATTTATTTTCTTAGTAAACAAACACAAGCAAGAAAACTACATTTGTTTAGGTGTTCATACTAGATCGTTTGTTCATTTTAAGTTGAACGAACACGGAAATGCCCTGTCtgtgttcgttcggtttgtttacagcccccccccccccccccccggccaTTGTTTAGTATTGATGATGGAACCAAAATGAATGTGATTCTCAGATTATGGATGTTATAATATTAGTTCATTTTCACAATAAATTGGTGATGAATTCTCAATTTTGTCTTTCACCTATGTAGGTTTAACTTCCATTTGTTCCAGAGGGATGAACTGAAAATAGGGTCACCATGTTACAGTTTTTCATGTCAACCGTCGTATTTAGCTTCTATGGCTCGTGAAGATTTCGACTTCAATCGCTGCATATACGATGGTAATTTTCCCACACTTGTTTCTGGTCAAAATGGTCAAAGTGGTTCGAATTTCTTATTTTACTCTCCACTTTAAGGTATATCATACTTGTCCAGAGCACAAGAAGCAGCAGCGAAACATCAAATAGGGAATCCAGTTTCAAGTGGTTACGTGGCGCAATCTTCTTTGTCTCGTTCAGTTGCGGATAATGTATTTGTTGAAAGAGTTAAAACCCGAGTTGGACATTGGATAAGTGCTTGTAAACGTTCAGACATGAAAGCCGACGGTGAACAAAATCATCTAAATCACAAATATTTTTATTCTTTATATTTTGaatttatttacttattattCTTGTTATCTGCAGATGCTTTAGTTAATTCGCTTAGGAAACTTATATTAGGAGGTGACGAATATGGGTCGAGACCATCTTTGAACATAGACGTGTGCAGTGAACGTCAAGTGCAGCTTGTATTTGAGGTCAACTCTTGATGAAATAACTTTGGTACTTTGCTTTATTTATAAATCGATGGAATTTCTTTTACCCTTTTGAAGTTTAATGACAATAAGCACACTGCAGATGGTGAAGTCCCGTTATGAAAATGTCGTACCTTTGACAATCCCAGCAAAAGGAGGAGGAACCCAATCGGTTCGGGTTGTTTTGACAAGTTCAAAAGAAGACAGAGATCTTCTAGAGGTATTAGACACGAAGCGATTATTAATTTAAGGTTGCAATTTCAACCAGTTTACTTGTCGATGGGTAGATTTGGGTCAAGTATTATACTATAATTTAAAACAGGTTAAATAAATTTTATTTGCTATAAGGAGAACAGGTCAAATAGTTTAAACGGGTTGATAGGCGCTCATAGTACATTTAAATGCATTCAACCTAGGGGTGTAATTAAAATGTAACTGTattatatatatttgtgtttttttagtaaaattctaattttaatatattaatttgaggaaaaaaaataaaaaaattcgggttggatgggtcgtgttcgggtcaacccatgaATATTCGGGctgtgttcgggttcatatgtatgacatgATTTTTGGGTTCGGGTTGTGTTcaggttcatatgtatgacatgATTTTTGGGTTCGGGTTGTGTTcaggttcatatgtatgacatgATTTTTGGGTtcgggttgtgttcgggttcatccaagggcgtagctttcaaggggccgggaggggcgcccgaccccccgaacttttcgcttagtagtgttatgtatgtacgtttcgtgtagaattttttaggtatatacgttttcgacccacggttttataaaaaaaattacttatatataatttttaggTTCGGTGACTTCCGATCCCCCGGtagaaattttcaagcttcgccactgggttcatctaaaattttcgggttcgggttgaaccCACTAACCCacaaacacgacccgtttagcgcTCCTAAATCACAACCTTCTAAATCATTGTATTTAAAGATTTTAAATTTGTGTAAtcataattaatattttaatggATTAATTATgtatatgaaaaaaaaactaaaatatggaggaagaaagtgtttgtgaggTAAGAAAATACCAGTCATGTTTTGACCCATCCATTTTCCACCTACTTCTAATTTCGACTGTTAGTGGAAATTTGATTTCGATTTCCAAATTGCAGAAAGATCTTAAAAACATGGAAGAGGAACAAAGCAAGAGTATTCGTGGCTTTCGAGAGGTGATCGAATTGATTTCCGCTTCTCAGAAACCTGTTATTGTTCACAACTGTCTCAATGGTATGTTATTATATCAACATTGTACTGTCATATCTTTTATTCCGTTGATGCAAAACTTATATTTAAATAAATGCGACTTTGTCTTCTTTCATGCAGATTTTACGTTTATTCATTCCAGATTCATATCTCCGCTCCCGCCTACGAAGGATGAATTCAGAAGCTCGTTGCATTCAGTTTTTTGTGACATACGAGACATTAATCATCTAATGAAGGAAGTGGGCCCTCTTAATAAATACACTAACCTACCTTCAGCTATCTCCTACTTGAAAAGAAACTTCTTTGCACCTGTAGAAATAGATATAACTCATAAAGGTCTGTATTTCTTTAGTTCCAAATAAAATGTCAATATTTGACCTTAGTATCAAGTATTTTATAACTCTTATGGGAGACGTTAAAGAAACACCACTCACACACCGCTGACGTTTCAACTTTTATACCTGTTGTATGATCTTACGGGGTCGTATGATGGGCAAAAAATGTTTATACGGGTCGTATGAGTTGGTTTCTGCAAAAAAAAGTTTATTGGCCATATGATGTGTTTGACTGACACAGAAGTCACATGGCTTGTATGACTATTTTTCGCTTCTTATACGGCCGGTATGATGACGTCATATTGTGTACCTATAATAGCAGCCATTTTTAATTTGATCATAATATATAAATGAAAGTGTTTGTGCAAGCTAAACTTTaaaataagagtaaactgccattttggtccctgtggtttggtcaattttgccactttagtccaaaactcaaactttttgcatctaggtccatgtggtttcagttttattgccattttggtccaaaaatgaaatcatgtcatatttgtcttataaaatcctgttattttgtcattttccgcaggggcaaaatgatcatttctttttttataaataaataccatattttataagacaaatatgacctgatttgcccctgaggaaaatgacaaaattgcaggattttataagacgagtatgacctgatttcatttttggaccaaaatggcaataaaactgaaaccacatggacccagatgcaaaaggtttgagttttggactaa
This is a stretch of genomic DNA from Helianthus annuus cultivar XRQ/B chromosome 16, HanXRQr2.0-SUNRISE, whole genome shotgun sequence. It encodes these proteins:
- the LOC110885494 gene encoding poly(A)-specific ribonuclease PARN-like; its protein translation is MPPFQMLRRRFLCTQTSTFSLNQTSSNRRRPQWPIKQVTKSNFSDSLNEINTHISNSDFIALSLHNTGSYSSPWHRILPFDTSEIAYLKAKYAANKFQILQFAVCPFSLRVSNKLEAHPFNFHLFQRDELKIGSPCYSFSCQPSYLASMAREDFDFNRCIYDGISYLSRAQEAAAKHQIGNPVSSGYVAQSSLSRSVADNVFVERVKTRVGHWISACKRSDMKADDALVNSLRKLILGGDEYGSRPSLNIDVCSERQVQLVFEMVKSRYENVVPLTIPAKGGGTQSVRVVLTSSKEDRDLLEKDLKNMEEEQSKSIRGFREVIELISASQKPVIVHNCLNDFTFIHSRFISPLPPTKDEFRSSLHSVFCDIRDINHLMKEVGPLNKYTNLPSAISYLKRNFFAPVEIDITHKAGMEECKNHGHNVVRISELFARLCFILKLTPEAQHDNLDGPLTKPYSNAFNLGSNGFQETDSINIWTHNPKKISINNLVFLWGFRSGISAGKLKNMLCKSHDVLSEDDVFDVRLIDKNCAIVVFWKNGLSEWFLDAIGSGDGLRELAAEGLMVAGYDTYTRVCKSEILGTDLAASLSEFDRASRDHVDDSAEVYWNSELMINFDDL